The following coding sequences are from one Musa acuminata AAA Group cultivar baxijiao chromosome BXJ1-6, Cavendish_Baxijiao_AAA, whole genome shotgun sequence window:
- the LOC135677858 gene encoding uncharacterized protein At5g64816-like isoform X2, whose product MEDIWWSLLGAAVPAIIAAHTIRVKRRRAEEQRLKSARGREKHSDEIFVCMRVCTSKRMLKKVGAFSKDPILETCVTVCGVSELDACADACARTVCVNQHQVPNWNDICLKRCQSECLRLSSSLA is encoded by the coding sequence ATGGAAGACATATGGTGGTCCTTATTAGGGGCTGCAGTTCCAGCCATCATAGCAGCTCATACCATTAGAGTTAAAAGAAGACGTGCGGAGGAGCAAAGACTCAAAAGTGCACGAGGGCGTGAAAAGCACTCAGACGAGATCTTTGTCTGCATGAGAGTCTGTACTTCAAAGAGAATGCTGAAGAAGGTTGGTGCATTTTCGAAGGATCCGATTCTCGAAACATGTGTTACAGTATGTGGTGTTTCCGAGCTTGATGCGTGTGCTGATGCTTGTGCAAGGACTGTTTGTGTTAATCAACACCAAGTGCCCAATTGGAATGACATTTGCCTGAAAAGGTgccaaagtgaatgccttaggctCTCTTCATCTTTGGCTTAA
- the LOC135677858 gene encoding uncharacterized protein At5g64816-like isoform X1 has product MADIWWCLLGAAVPQVNSSRIVIAMEDIWWSLLGAAVPAIIAAHTIRVKRRRAEEQRLKSARGREKHSDEIFVCMRVCTSKRMLKKVGAFSKDPILETCVTVCGVSELDACADACARTVCVNQHQVPNWNDICLKRCQSECLRLSSSLA; this is encoded by the coding sequence ATGGCAGACATATGGTGGTGCTTATTAGGAGCTGCAGTTCCACAAGTCAACAGCTCAAGAATTGTGATTGCAATGGAAGACATATGGTGGTCCTTATTAGGGGCTGCAGTTCCAGCCATCATAGCAGCTCATACCATTAGAGTTAAAAGAAGACGTGCGGAGGAGCAAAGACTCAAAAGTGCACGAGGGCGTGAAAAGCACTCAGACGAGATCTTTGTCTGCATGAGAGTCTGTACTTCAAAGAGAATGCTGAAGAAGGTTGGTGCATTTTCGAAGGATCCGATTCTCGAAACATGTGTTACAGTATGTGGTGTTTCCGAGCTTGATGCGTGTGCTGATGCTTGTGCAAGGACTGTTTGTGTTAATCAACACCAAGTGCCCAATTGGAATGACATTTGCCTGAAAAGGTgccaaagtgaatgccttaggctCTCTTCATCTTTGGCTTAA
- the LOC135677067 gene encoding uncharacterized protein LOC135677067 encodes MGYLPSLGSKAAHFVSDITTVLLNPISVEPSKPHEEDMETKSIEKEDSQDDSEDPDGPDTSSFTAFLISLLSSSNPSNHPTEELNEHHAEAGEWTSNSAPNENSGRISLLARGKRTFGKAIHKAAKISGFRQNSEPKIDHNIINEPELTGCDSTSVTVTKDSATHFDLPNMSEPSLLLSENMRAALYFSLPALVKGRNWLLLYSTWRHGISLSTLYRRSALCPGYTLLVVGDTKGAVFGGLVEAPLQPTNQRKYQGTNNNFVFSDLSGNPVIFRTTGTNHYFTLCSSEFLALGGGGHFALYLDGDLLTGSSSSSETFANSCLAHSEDFQVKEVELWGFVYASKYNEMLDLCRVEKPGICRW; translated from the exons ATGGGTTACCTGCCTTCGCTCGGCAGCAAAGCGGCGCACTTCGTGTCCGACATCACCACCGTTCTCCTGAATCCCATCTCTGTTGAACCCTCTAAACCCCAT GAAGAGGATATGGAGACAAAAAGTATAGAGAAGGAAGATTCTCAGGATGATTCTGAAGATCCAGATGGCCCTGATACATCTTCGTTTACTGCATTTCTCATCTCCCTTTTATCATCTTCAAACCCAAGTAATCATCCAACAGAAGAGCTAAATGAGCATCATGCAGAAGCTGGAGAGTGGACGTCAAACTCTGCACCTAATGAAAATAGTGGGAGGATATCTCTACTTGCAAGAGGCAAGAGAACATTTGGAAAAGCTATTCACAAGGCAGCTAAGATAAGTGGATTTAGACAGAATTCGGAGCCTAAAATTGATCACAACATAATAAATGAACCAGAGTTGACTGGATGTGATTCGACATCAGTTACTGTCACAAAGGATTCTGCTACACACTTTGATCTGCCAAACATGTCTGAACCATCATTACTTCTTTCAGAAAATATGCGTGCTGCTCTTTATTTTTCACTGCCAGCATTAGTTAAAGGAAGAAATTGGCTTCTGCTTTACAG CACATGGAGACATGGGATATCTTTATCGACTCTTTACAGAAGAAGTGCACTTTGTCCTGGTTACACTCTCTTG GTTGTTGGGGATACAAAAGGTGCTGTTTTTGGTGGCTTAGTTGAAGCACCATTGCAACCAACAAATCAAAGGAAGTATCAG GGAACAAACAACAACTTTGTTTTCAGCGATCTATCTGGAAATCCTGTGATATTTCGGACTACAG GTACAAATCATTATTTCACTTTGTGCTCATCTGAGTTCTTGGCCCTGGGTGGGGGTGGTCATTTTGCACTATACTTAGATGGTGATCT GTTGACTGGATCAAGCTCTTCCTCAGAAACTTTTGCCAATTCCTGTCTTGCCCACTCTGAGGATTTTCAAGTAAAGGAGGTCGAG TTGTGGGGTTTTGTCTATGCTTCCAAGTACAATGAGATGTTGGATTTGTGTCGGGTGGAAAAGCCTGGGATTTGCAGATGGTGA